A stretch of Oryza brachyantha chromosome 4, ObraRS2, whole genome shotgun sequence DNA encodes these proteins:
- the LOC102702558 gene encoding probable aquaporin TIP5-1, producing the protein MANLRLHMQRCFSPPSLRAYFAEFVSTFLFVFTAVGSAVSARMLQPDATSDASSLVATAVAQAFGLFAAMFIAADVSGGHVNPAVTFAFAIGGHIAVPSAIFYWASQMLGSTFACLVLYYISAGQAVPTTRIAVQMTGFGAAILEGVLTFMLVYTVHVAGDPRAGGGRKGLAATALGALAVGAVTGASVLAAGSLTGASMNPARSFGPAVVSGHYNNQAVYWVGPMIGGAVAALVHQNLVFPGVPEPVPNEPRPHGSVETVVV; encoded by the exons ATGGCGAACCTCCGACTCCACATGCAGCGCTGcttctcgccgccgtcgctccgGGCGTACTTCGCCGAGTTCGTCTCCACCTTCCTCTTCGTGTTCACCGCCGTCGGCTCTGCCGTCTCCGCCC GGATGCTCCAGCCCGATGCCACATCCGACGCATCGTCCCTGGTGGCAACCGCCGTCGCACAGGCGTTCGGGCTCTTCGCCGCGATGTtcatcgccgccgacgtctCCGGCGGCCACGTCAACCCTGCAGTGACATTCGCCTTCGCCATCGGCGGCCACATCGCCGTCCCGAGCGCCATCTTCTACTGGGCGTCCCAGATGCTCGGCTCCACGTTCGCCTGCCTCGTCCTCTACTACATCTCCGCCGGCCAG GCCgtgccgacgacgaggatcgCGGTGCAGATGACCGGGTTCGGCGCGGCGATCCTGGAGGGAGTGCTCACGTTCATGCTCGTGTACACCGTGCACGTGGCCGGCGAcccgcgcgccggcggcggcaggaaggggctcgcggcgacggcgctggGCGCGCTGGCGGTCGGGGCCGTGACGGGCGCGTCCGTGCTGGCGGCGGGGTCGCTCACGGGCGCGTCCATGAACCCGGCGCGCTCGTTCGGGCCGGCGGTTGTGAGCGGGCACTACAACAACCAGGCCGTGTACTGGGTCGGCCCGATGATCGGCGGGGCGGTCGCGGCGCTGGTGCACCAGAACCTGGTGTTCCCGGGCGTGCCGGAGCCGGTCCCCAACGAGCCGCGGCCGCACGGGAGCGTGGAAACGGTGGTCGTGTAA
- the LOC102702844 gene encoding aquaporin TIP2-3, giving the protein MVKLAFGSCGDSFSASSIKAYVAEFIATLLFVFAGVGSAIAYGQLTKGGALDPAGLVAIAIAHAFALFVGVSMAANISGGHLNPAVTFGLAVGGHITILTGIFYWVAQLLGASVACLLLQFVTHGQPIPTHAVAGISEIEGVVMEIVITFALVYTVYATAADPKKGSLGTIAPMAIGFIVGANILAAGPFSGGSMNPARSFGPAVAAGNFAGNWVYWVGPLIGGGLAGLVYGDVFIASYQPVPQQEYPGRSFNPNRCCC; this is encoded by the exons ATGGTGAAGCTTGCATTTGGAAGCTGTGGTGACTCTTTCAGTGCCTCGTCCATCAAGGCCTATGTCGCCGAGTTCATTGCCACGCTCCTCTTTGTGTTCGCCGGCGTCGGCTCCGCCATTGCCTACG GGCAGCTGACAAAGGGCGGGGCGTTGGACCCAGCTGGCCTGGTAGCGATCGCCATCGCACATGCCTTCGCACTGTTCGTCGGAGTTTCCATGGCCGCCAACATCTCCGGCGGCCACTTGAACCCCGCCGTCACCTTCGGCCTTGCCGTCGGTGGCCACATCACCATCCTCACCGGCATCTTCTACTGG gTCGCTCAGCTGCTCGGCGCATCCGTCGCGTGCCTGCTCCTGCAGTTCGTCACCCACGGACAG CCTATCCCgacgcacgccgtcgccggaatCAGCGAGATCGAGGGCGTCGTGATGGAGATCGTGATCACGTTCGCGCTGGTGTACACGGTGTACGCCACCGCGGCCGACCCGAAGAAGGGGTCGCTCGGCACCATCGCGCCCATGGCCATCGGCTTCATCGTCGGCGCCAACATCCTGGCCGCGGGGCCTTTCAGCGGCGGCTCCATGAACCCGGCTCGCTCCTTCGGCCCCGCCGTCGCGGCAGGCAACTTCGCCGGCAACTGGGTGTACTGGGTCGGGCCACTGATCGGTGGCGGCCTAGCGGGGCTCGTCTACGGCGACGTGTTCATTGCCTCCTACCAGCCGGTCCCCCAGCAGGAGTACCCAGGAAGATCCTTCAATCCGAaccgttgctgctgctga
- the LOC102703118 gene encoding malate dehydrogenase, cytoplasmic-like — translation MMSSNSLVQRLMKWCPWLLRDEPKKPVKVLVTGAAGQIGYAIVAMIARGLMLGADQPVVLHMLDLPVAADALNGIRMELIDAALPLLRGVVATSDQAEAFKGVNVAVLIGGWPRKDGMERKDLIGKNVAIYKSQASALQQHAAPNCKVLVVANPANTNALVLKQFAPAIPAKNITCLTRLDHNRALGQLAEKLNVHVADVKNAIIWGNHSSTQFPDTSHATALTDRGERPVRELVADEKWLREEFVSTVQQRGAAVIKARKQSSSLSAASAACDHMRDWILGTPKGTWVSMGVYSDGSYGVPEGIFYSFPVTCEKGEWSIVQGLQIDDFARSKMDASVTELKEEKRIANGFVI, via the exons ATGATGTCATCCAATTCCCTCGTCCAGCGCCTGATGAAATGGTGCCCGTGGTTACTGAGAGATGAGCCGAAGAAACCTGTCAAGGTTCTAGTCACCGGCGCCGCAG GGCAAATAGGGTATGCCATTGTCGCGATGATCGCGAGGGGCCTGATGCTAGGAGCCGACCAGCCGGTGGTGCTCCACATGCTGGACCTGCCGGTCGCGGCGGATGCCCTGAACGGCATCAGGATGGAGTTGATCGACGCTGCACTGCCTCTGCTCAGAG GCGTGGTGGCGACGAGTGACCAGGCTGAAGCGTTCAAGGGCGTCAACGTCGCCGTCCTGATCGGTGGATGGCCGAGGAAAGACGGGATGGAGAGGAAAGATCTGATCGGCAAGAACGTCGCGATCTACAAGTCGCAGGCCTCCGCGCTGCAGCAGCACGCTGCGCCAAACTGCAAG GTCTTGGTCGTGGCTAATCCTGCAAACACGAACGCGCTCGTCCTCAAGCAGTTCGCGCCTGCGATTCCGGCCAAGAACATCACCTGCCTCACCAGGCTCGACCACAACCGGGCCCTCGGCCAGCTCGCCGAGAAGCTGAACGTGCACGTCGCCGACGTCAAGAACGCCATCATATGGGGCAACCACTCCTCCACCCAGTTCCCCGACACCAGCCACGCCACCGCATTGACCGACCGCGGCGAGAGGCCCGTCAGGGagctcgtcgccgacgagAAATG GCTGAGGGAGGAGTTCGTCAGCACCGTGCAGCAGCGAGGCGCCGCGGTGATCAAGGCGCGGAAGCAGTCGAGCTCGCTGTCCGCCGCCAGCGCGGCATGCGACCACATGAGAGACTGGATCCTTGGAACCCCGAAG gGTACGTGGGTGTCCATGGGCGTTTACTCTGACGGCAGCTATGGCGTCCCCGAGGGCATCTTCTATTCGTTTCCGGTGACCTGCGAGAAGGGGGAGTGGTCTATCGTGCAAG GACTTCAGATTGACGACTTTGCACGGTCCAAGATGGATGCCTCAGTGACCGAGCTCAAGGAAGAGAAGCGCATAGCTAATGGGTTTGTGATCTGA
- the LOC102712525 gene encoding O-fucosyltransferase 29 isoform X2, with the protein MGRKPDPAKPHSGGAASPRAARRTQPSPVFLGTALFVLGFVSLFTGHIVTDADWSRIRSRWRSKQIRNNEPINIWKSRYSNLYYGCSRRSTNFRSAVPENRSTGYLLIATSGGLNQQRIGITDAVVVARILNATLVVPELDHRSFWKDDSDFSDIFDVDWFISYLSKDVTIVKRIPYEVMMSMDKLPWTMRAPRKSMPDFYVDEVLPILMRRRALQLTKFDYRLTNELDEELQKLRCRVNFHALRFANSIQTLGEKLVHKLRAMGPRYVAVHLRFEPDMLAFSGCYYGGGEKERRELGEIRKRWDTLPELSAEDERNRGKCPLTPQEIGLMLRALGFSNDTYLYVASGEIYGGEETLQPLRDLFPNFYTKELLAGDDLKPFLPFSSQLAAIDFIVCDGSDVFVANNNGNMAKVLAGRRHYLGHKRTIRPNAKKLNSLFQRRNQMGWEIFSRKVKKAQRGLMGEPDDTRPGRDDFHEFPSSCICQRIPVNRSVRAQAGNL; encoded by the exons ATGGGGAGGAAGCCTGATCCGGCGAAGCCACACTCCGGtggcgccgcgtcgccgagggcggcgaggaggacgcaGCCGTCGCCGGTCTTCCTCGGAACGGCGCTGTTCGTTCTAGGGTTCGTGTCCCTTTTCACCGGGCACATCGTTACGGATGCCGACTGGTCGCGGATCCGGAGCCGGTGGCGATCTAAGCAG ATTAGAAATAACGAGCCCATAAATATTTGGAAATCGAGGTATTCCAACTTGTACTATGGATGCAGCAGGAGGAGCACAAATTTCAGAT CTGCTGTGCCGGAGAATCGTTCTACTGGATACTTACTGATAGCTACTAGCGGGGGATTAAATCAACAGCGCATAGGG ATAACAGATGCTGTTGTCGTTGCCCGAATATTGAATGCCACACTTGTTGTACCTGAGTTAGACCACCGCTCATTCTGGAAGGATGACAG TGACTTCTCTGACATTTTTGACGTGGACTGGTTCATATCTTACCTATCAAAGGATGTAACCATCGTCAAAAGGATCCCTTACGAGGTGATGATGTCAATGGATAAACTCCCATGGACCATGCGTGCACCTAGGAAATCTATGCCTGATTTTTACGTTGATGAAGTTTTGCCTATACTTATGCGAAGGCGA GCTTTGCAACTAACAAAGTTTGATTATCGGCTCACTAATGAGCTTGATGAAGAATTGCAGAAGTTACGCTGCCGAGTAAATTTCCATGCACTAAGATTTGCAAATTCCATACAAACTCTGGGTGAGAAATTGGTGCACAAGCTGAGGGCCATGGGCCCACGATACGTCGCCGTTCACTTGAG GTTTGAGCCTGACATGCTTGCATTTTCTGGATGTTACTATGGTGGCGGTGAAAAAGAACGGAGGGAATTAGGTGAAATTAGGAAAAGATGGGATACATTACCT GAGTTGAGCGCCGAGGATGAGCGCAATAGGGGCAAATGTCCACTGACTCCTCAGGAAATTGGTTTGATGCTCCGAGCTCTTGGTTTTAGCAATGACACATACCTGTATGTTGCTTCTGGAGAAATATATGGTGGAGAAGAAACACTCCAGCCTCTGAGGGATCTCTTTCCAAATTTTTACACCAAAGAGTTGCTTGCGGGCGATGATTTGAAACCATTCCTCCCGTTCTCTTCACAACTGGCTGCAATTGATTTCATTGTATGTGATGGGAGTGATGTTTTTGTTGCAAATAATAATGGAAACATGGCCAAGGTTTTAGCTGGAAGAAG GCACTACCTGGGCCACAAGAGAACTATTCGACCAAATGCGAAAAAACTCAATTCATTATTTCAGAGACGGAATCAGATGGGCTGGGAAATATTTTCTCGAAAGGTAAAGAAAGCACAAAGGGGTCTAATGGGAGAACCGGATGATACCAGACCAGGAAGAGATGATTTCCATGAATTCCCGTCATCTTGCATCTGCCAGAGAATACCAGTAAATAGATCGGTTAGGGCGCAAGCTGGAAACTTGTGA
- the LOC102712525 gene encoding O-fucosyltransferase 29 isoform X1, with protein MGRKPDPAKPHSGGAASPRAARRTQPSPVFLGTALFVLGFVSLFTGHIVTDADWSRIRSRWRSKQIRNNEPINIWKSRYSNLYYGCSRRSTNFRSAVPENRSTGYLLIATSGGLNQQRIGITDAVVVARILNATLVVPELDHRSFWKDDSDFSDIFDVDWFISYLSKDVTIVKRIPYEVMMSMDKLPWTMRAPRKSMPDFYVDEVLPILMRRRALQLTKFDYRLTNELDEELQKLRCRVNFHALRFANSIQTLGEKLVHKLRAMGPRYVAVHLRFEPDMLAFSGCYYGGGEKERRELGEIRKRWDTLPQELSAEDERNRGKCPLTPQEIGLMLRALGFSNDTYLYVASGEIYGGEETLQPLRDLFPNFYTKELLAGDDLKPFLPFSSQLAAIDFIVCDGSDVFVANNNGNMAKVLAGRRHYLGHKRTIRPNAKKLNSLFQRRNQMGWEIFSRKVKKAQRGLMGEPDDTRPGRDDFHEFPSSCICQRIPVNRSVRAQAGNL; from the exons ATGGGGAGGAAGCCTGATCCGGCGAAGCCACACTCCGGtggcgccgcgtcgccgagggcggcgaggaggacgcaGCCGTCGCCGGTCTTCCTCGGAACGGCGCTGTTCGTTCTAGGGTTCGTGTCCCTTTTCACCGGGCACATCGTTACGGATGCCGACTGGTCGCGGATCCGGAGCCGGTGGCGATCTAAGCAG ATTAGAAATAACGAGCCCATAAATATTTGGAAATCGAGGTATTCCAACTTGTACTATGGATGCAGCAGGAGGAGCACAAATTTCAGAT CTGCTGTGCCGGAGAATCGTTCTACTGGATACTTACTGATAGCTACTAGCGGGGGATTAAATCAACAGCGCATAGGG ATAACAGATGCTGTTGTCGTTGCCCGAATATTGAATGCCACACTTGTTGTACCTGAGTTAGACCACCGCTCATTCTGGAAGGATGACAG TGACTTCTCTGACATTTTTGACGTGGACTGGTTCATATCTTACCTATCAAAGGATGTAACCATCGTCAAAAGGATCCCTTACGAGGTGATGATGTCAATGGATAAACTCCCATGGACCATGCGTGCACCTAGGAAATCTATGCCTGATTTTTACGTTGATGAAGTTTTGCCTATACTTATGCGAAGGCGA GCTTTGCAACTAACAAAGTTTGATTATCGGCTCACTAATGAGCTTGATGAAGAATTGCAGAAGTTACGCTGCCGAGTAAATTTCCATGCACTAAGATTTGCAAATTCCATACAAACTCTGGGTGAGAAATTGGTGCACAAGCTGAGGGCCATGGGCCCACGATACGTCGCCGTTCACTTGAG GTTTGAGCCTGACATGCTTGCATTTTCTGGATGTTACTATGGTGGCGGTGAAAAAGAACGGAGGGAATTAGGTGAAATTAGGAAAAGATGGGATACATTACCT CAGGAGTTGAGCGCCGAGGATGAGCGCAATAGGGGCAAATGTCCACTGACTCCTCAGGAAATTGGTTTGATGCTCCGAGCTCTTGGTTTTAGCAATGACACATACCTGTATGTTGCTTCTGGAGAAATATATGGTGGAGAAGAAACACTCCAGCCTCTGAGGGATCTCTTTCCAAATTTTTACACCAAAGAGTTGCTTGCGGGCGATGATTTGAAACCATTCCTCCCGTTCTCTTCACAACTGGCTGCAATTGATTTCATTGTATGTGATGGGAGTGATGTTTTTGTTGCAAATAATAATGGAAACATGGCCAAGGTTTTAGCTGGAAGAAG GCACTACCTGGGCCACAAGAGAACTATTCGACCAAATGCGAAAAAACTCAATTCATTATTTCAGAGACGGAATCAGATGGGCTGGGAAATATTTTCTCGAAAGGTAAAGAAAGCACAAAGGGGTCTAATGGGAGAACCGGATGATACCAGACCAGGAAGAGATGATTTCCATGAATTCCCGTCATCTTGCATCTGCCAGAGAATACCAGTAAATAGATCGGTTAGGGCGCAAGCTGGAAACTTGTGA